The genomic segment TGTAAACATACCGACCCTCCTTGTGACTCTACCTGGCTGTGCACGTCATTATCCTTCTGCGTAAATTGAGATTCTTCATTGAGTGGCAAGATGTAAGGTGGTTGCAAGTACAGACCCCACCCTGCGGCACTCCAAACTATGTCACAATCAAAGTTGGAATGTCTGCGGGAGCGTGTGTGTGATTTGAGGCTACTCTGTGACaaactaaatctctctctctctctctctctctctctctctctctctctctctctctctctctctctctctctctctctctctctctacgtttacAACCTCACCTCTATCTGTCCTATCTGTCTTATTATTACAGTCACTTAACACTTCCACCCCTACCTGAGCCCACACCTCTCTTGCCTATCCTTCCCCCACGCCCTGACACTCTCCGCCCTACCGCATGCACACTGACATtcaaggaggagggggcgggggcAGGGGCGGGGtgtaggaggggaagggggcagGTGCGTGGGTGTCGCGGCCAAATATACGCGAGCACAAACTGGCAGAGAGTTACGGCCCCAAGAATATCTGGTATTTGAAGTGCTTTGGGAGAGGCAAGGCGGCGGCTACACGCAAAAGTTTGTACGTACAGTAGGTAGTCCTTCTGCCTTTAAGGCCGCCGCACCTGCTGGGTACATACACGTGTGAATTACCAAGAAGtatcatgctctctctctctctctctctctctctctctctctctctctctctctctctctctctctctctctctctctctctctctctctcttttacacacacaaccacctGTAGTTGAAGCCACGACTGCCAACCACGAGGAAAAAACAGCCTTGCGCCACCTCGGGTAACTACACGCAGCACACGTGGGTCGCTGAGGCGTCTTAATCCCCCTTGCAAGGTGACAGCACTGGCTGGAACACGAGCAGGGCCACGCCGCGGTCATGTTACCCGCTGTTATCGCGGTGTGGCTGACTTGAAATTCACTTCCTACAGATACGCCTAGCTTGGGCAGCCCTGCTAGGATCCAGTGTTCTCTGCGCCCCATCAGGTGATTACACATTGAAAACTTACgtatatatttataaaaaaaaaaagttcgaaaATATAGACATTATCATTATGCATAAAAAGTATTTAATCTGTACAATGAGTCCCAAAAATTAGGTGATGAATAAATACAAAGCttgaaaattacaataaaacacTCGTCCGAGCTCACGGGGGAAAACAAACATGGCGGACGGCTGACTGAAAAGCAATGACAACTTTactacaaataaagaaagataacaaagagagagagagagagagagagagagagagagagagagaggagagagagagagagagagagagaggagagagagagagagagagagagagagagagagagagatcctaaaTTTGATCCACaatatatgtaatgaataaagcAAACAATCACCATACGTATCACTATGCTGAACATTACAACAATACTAATATGgcggaaacaaataaataaataaaaaaaagagtagctTCAAGATGAGtggcataaaataaataaataaataaaacaaaacgagaACTCTCAAACAGAACAGTTCAAAATCAGTGTCGTGCTTCCTCATCTTGTCGTTTTTTTGGGTCACAACACAAGCAGCGACACCTGTGACACCCTGAGTGGCAGTGTGTCGCCCACTCATGCTTGGGGGCAATGCTCTCCCGGCCGTCAGTACACCCAAGCATTATACTACTGCACCTTCATAGCTCGGTGCTCACCTTGCCTCACCGACTGCCTGACTGACACCCACGCGTCGCTCGGTGATTTGTGTGAACGAAAGTTACATAACGGAGAGCTAGATTTGTGTGACGTAAagatttgcctctctctctctctttctctctctctctgcttccgtATCCCCATTAACCCCAATGCAGAGTGTAACTAATATGACAGCCTGGCCTCCTCCCCGCCACCACCGTCGCCAAGAATCAAAAATGGAGGTGGTCATAATCATCAAGGGTACATTTCCTATTGTCAAACTCTTGTATGTATTCTTGACTCTTGATAGACTTACTGTGTTATTAGTCTGTGTATGATTTCCAGTCGTTTAAGTATTTCACCACCCGTAATTTAGTTCCATCGCAGTAATATTGTCTGGTTACTGAAACTGATTAGCAGGTATAATGGCATAGTtgagagtgaaagggttaaaacgtTTTGGAaacaccttcctctctcccctccacagCCTTCACACGTTCAAAAATCTAGAATAATGCAACCCATCCTTGacgccatacacacacacacacacacacacacacacacacacacacatacaccttccTGGTCAGCTGATCGGCGTCCTCACTCACTGACCAGCCGTACGTGTTCTGTAGGTCTGCAAGCACCCACATTCTCTCACCTGAAGATTTCCCTtcttagaaataaaataagcgGAAGGAAATCAAAAGAAATAGTGACGCAGGTAAAATTCTTGCTagtcaacacttttttttttttctgtttttggcttaaccctcggaagactgGTGGTTGTCATTTGCATTTTTTCCCAGGTATTTTCCTTCTCAGGCATAAAATAGTTGACATAATTAAACAGATagcttatgtattttttttttctctctattttaaaCTTGACTCTCCTGCGACTGATGGTTGTGTTGGTTGGacggtgtgttgtggtggttgttgcctttcaagtgtttttccttCTTGGGTGCAAAACACGCTGCAGAAGACAAATGAAATGCAGTGTGAAGTAAAACTCTCACGACGTTTTCTTCCGTTTGGCTTGACCCTCTGAAGGCGAGTGTTgtgctttgtctttttttcttctaagtaTTTCCTTTCTTAAGAGTAAAATACGCGGCAAGAAATGTTGTGATTTTTAAGTTAAATCACCACGAtagtttatgtattttttcttcttttttttttcaaccctcTGAAGGCCGGCTATTATAATCCGCCTCTCCTTCTCAGCACTTCCTTTCTTAGCCATAAAATAcgttggaaaaaataaagagaaatgtgGTGAAGTGATGCTAACTAAAAATTGTTGTTCACGATAtattactgttcttttttttcttttggctcAGGCCCTCGGGAGACTGATGGCTACGAGCTGCTATCACCACCCAACCCTGAGGAGCCGCCCCGCCGACAGCCAGCCTGCCCGGTACAGCATGGCCGTGAATCAACACCTCCTTTCCCCCAGCACCTTGTTTACAGTCAGCTCGTCCTAATGCAAGGTGACGGGCTCAGGGTCTCACCTTTTAACTCATTCAACTATTCACTCATCAAGTTTCTCAatacacaacaaaaaacaaaagcgtCTATGAATGCGAATGTGGGATTGTGGATTCTCTGCCagtttcttccattcattcccaATCTGATGAGTTACACAAACATTTGGCCTCTGAGTAACTTCACATACTTTACATTTCTATTCTTAACATCAATCATCATTAATAATTAAGGGAAAGCGGCGTGAACCGTTTCTTTTTCATGACGCATTCTTATCCATGAGATGTACATTCGCTTTTGGTTTCCACCGTTCCATCCTTTACTGACGAGTGGCTGTGAGCGCCCCGTCGGGTTTAGACACCTTGGCTTGCCTCCAAGAGTGCATACTGAATACTGGGAACACTGCAGGAAGTCCTGAACATGCGGGTAAGcggcactgtgtgtgtgtgtgtgtgtgtgtgtgtgtgtgtgtgtgtgtgtgtgtgtgtgtgtgtgtgtgtgtgtgtgtgtgtgtgtgtgtgtgtgtgtgtgtacttacctaattatatttttataggattgagtcaagcttgtaatgtcctgtcttttaaagttaatttgtcatattCATCTTTAAAGGTATGAatgttccttgtgtgtgtgtgtgtgtgtgtgtgtgtgtgtgtgtgtgtgtgtgtgtgtgtgtgtgtgtgtgtgtgtgtgtgtgtgtgtgtgtgtgtgtgtgtgtgtgtgtgtgtgtgtgtgtgtgtgtgtgtgtgtgactgataaAGGCGAGCGGCAGCAGCATGTGGAATGTGGTATGTACTTGGAAGTGACTTGTATGTAACGCGGCACGGGGCTGAGGGttagggtgggggggggggggggggagaccGAGGCAGGTGTCGCTAGGTCTCTCCTTCAGCACAACACATTACCAAACGACACAGGACCGGCGCATCTGCTCAGTGATATATGGCTTCTAGCGCTTCCGGGGGTGTCACAGTCAGTTCCGGGCGGCGGAGGAAACTCGCTCACTCGCCTATTGTTCTccagtatgtgtgtgagtgtgtgtgtgtgttagaaatgAGTCAAGGTCATACTGCTACGTCTTctaaagaaacttaaaaaaaaaaaaaaaattcctgtacTCATATAAATATTTCTCTAGTCCACAGTTCCCCTAAGTTAAGTTCACAAGAAAGTGTGTAAGGTATTATTTCCTTTACACTTGAACAATTTTGGCAGTGACGTGTTAACTCAGATACGAGCGTTATGTAATAAGTTGTGTGGATTTTTCTTAACCCCTCCTTCAGTGTGTGGGAATACGcaaccttttcatcttccttcagaACTCAGACTTAAGCTCTCGACGTATCAAATGTCACCACACGCTATACTTCCCTCCCCCACTTGCggaacaccagacattaacaTATTCAAGcgtttcataagaacataagaacataagagataagggaagctgcaagaagcgaccaggcttacacgtggcagtccctgtatgaaatatatctacctatttccatctattattcccATCGTTTATCCCCATTTCGTTAAGAATGACGTGATATATTTCCGAATCATGCCCTTGTCGGTGTACCTGCATGGTGGTTATGTGCGGGGCGATAATGACCGACATCACACAACACAGGAGGAGCGACCCTTGCGACAGAATAATGACCGACATCACACAGCACAGGAGGAGCGAACCCTTGCGACAGAACATTCAAGACGTTGAGTGTGCGTCTGAGGCGGCAGTCTACTCTGAGTGATGTCCGGTAAACAAGGatatgatcagagagagagagagagagagagagagagagagagagagagagagagagagagagagagagagagagagagagagagagagagagagagagagagagaaagagagagaatccaactgcatatatacgtaaaaaaaacaaaaatattctcGGCGCGAGGTCAGtacaagataaaataagaaaaaaaaactaataaaacgtaaaaaaaaaaaaaaacacacacacaaaaaagtaaataaacatactAAGATAAACATCAGCAAAATGTACAACAGTTCAAACAACACTGCGCATACATCTCGAGTCGGGGCGTAGTCACTTCTCCTACAAGCCTACAATAACTGGAGTACTGCCACATATCCTACACATAGATGGTCATATTTCCtacacaaaaacaagtatcCGTCATATATCCTACACATAAAATGACTACCCTCCAGGTCAAAATATCCTTTAAATACACCAGTTTTAGAGTAATGCCATATTTCCTACAGAGATACAGCATACCTCCTACACTCAAAAACCTGTTCTGTCACATATCCTACAAGGATACAGCATATCTGCTACACACAATAATATGTTGTCACATCTCCTACATTGCTCCTACAGGCGCACCCCCTAGCTTGGCGCCTCTGCAACTCGGAGCTTCTGGCTCAGTACACTCCTGCCGACCTTGACTAGTCAACAAGTAGATAAGTTGTTATACATCCGTTCGGCGTAGTATCGTTCACATTCAGACATCATGGGTCGAGTTTAGTTCTCGACCcagcagtatttttttctccattcgaCGGGGACAGGACGGCATTATTGTACTCGATTGCGCCTGGACCAAGCATGGCTAGTATTGAGGGGAACATCCGCTTCAATGCAGTGGTTTACAAAGACAACTCTGGATTCCGGTACCTCCGAAATGTGGCAAGAAACAACAAACTATACCTGCGTTGCATTCATCACCCCAACTGTGGAGGAAGAGCCGTATTGTCGGAGGTAAGAACAGTTGTAAAATGTTATAGACCAGGAGTTTGGTAAGATTTAATCAACTTCACTGCTAAAGGTTTTCCGTTAAAACGATGGAGATCACTGGCAGAGtcactggtgatgatggtggtgttaggtGTTGTTCGAATTATTAAGCAGTTATATTTTACAGACAACTGGTGTCATCAGAGCAACGCAAGGTCACAACCATGAATCATCCGACTATGCTGCAACAGATCTGAGGAACACTCTCAAGATGAAGGCTGCTGAGGATGTGGGGCTCTACCAGCAACTCCGAGATCTTCAGGCGGGTAACAAGACATCACCAACATGGAGCAGATGTGTCTTTCTCATCTGTAGAGCGAAGCATGCTTCGAGCCAAGCGCCGAATTCAACCGAGGCAACCACACACTGCAGAGGAGTGCGCCAACATTCTAGAAAGCTTAGAGGCCCAGGCCTTTAACGTAAACTTCAGATCTGTCGTCACAGATCAGGGAAGTGGTCATTTggcaattattttttattctctaacCCTGGTACCACTGATGACCACAATTAAGGAATGGAATTTTGATCGGTACTTTTTACACTGTGCCTGCACTCTTCTACCAGCTCTTCACATTACTTGGATTTTACAAAGGTCATTCATTCCCACTCATCTTCACCTTGATGACATCAAAGTCTAAAAAGTTGTATGATATCACAATGCAAAGAGTGAAGGAACTCATCCCCAACCTGAATCCTGAACAAGCAATGGGTGATTTTGAAAGCAGTTCTGGTAAAGCAATTCGCTCTTGCTGGCCACAGGTTCAGATTGGGGGCTGTCAGTTCCACTTTTCACAAAACCTGTACCGGAAAATTCAGAAACTGGGGCTAACTGAACTTTACAAAGACAACAAACAGTTTAATAAG from the Scylla paramamosain isolate STU-SP2022 chromosome 17, ASM3559412v1, whole genome shotgun sequence genome contains:
- the LOC135108397 gene encoding uncharacterized protein LOC135108397, translating into MASIEGNIRFNAVVYKDNSGFRYLRNVARNNKLYLRCIHHPNCGGRAVLSETTGVIRATQGHNHESSDYAATDLRNTLKMKAAEDVGLYQQLRDLQAGNKTSPTWSRCVFLICRAKHASSQAPNSTEATTHCRGVRQHSRKLRGPGL